The sequence below is a genomic window from Acetobacter vaccinii.
TCCTGTTTGCGCCATAATAGGCAGGGCGCGCATGTCATTCACCAGCGTGTTGTAGCCGAAGCTGCTCCCACGCTCGCACAGCATGATTTTCTGATTGCCGGTCGAAGCAATTTTCTGTGCCACATACTGCATGTCCCAAGGAGCCAGAAACTGGCCTTTCTTGACATTGACCGCAGCCCCAGTGCGCCCTGCTGCAAGCAGCAGATCTGTCTGTCGGCATAGGAACGCGGGAATTTGCAGCACGTCCACAGCCTGCGCGACAGGGGCACATTGCTCGGCCGTATGCACATCTGTCAGAACGGGCAGGGCCAGTTCGGAGCGGACGCGGGCCAGAATGTCCAGCCCAGCCTGCATCCCAATCCCCCTGGCCCCAGACACGCTGGTCCGGTTTGCCTTGTCGAAAGAGCTTTTATAAATCAGCCCGATCCCGGCAGCCTGACACATCTCCTTCAGCGCTGCCGCCGTTTCCAGCGCATGGGCTGCTGATTCAATCTGGCAAGGCCCGGCAATCAGCACAAAAGGCTTGTCATTGCCCAGCGCCAAGGACCCAATTGAAAAACCATGCTCAGTTGGTGCGGTCATGCCTTGCGTGCCTGTGCCAGTGCTGCGCCCACAAACCCGGCAAACAGCGGATGGGGTGCAAAGGGGCGAGACTTCAGTTCCGGGTGGTACTGTACCGCTATAAACCAGGGGTGGTCAGGATATTCGACAACCTCTGGTAAAATACCATCGGGGGACAGGCCGGAGAATTTGAGCCCGGTTTTTTCAAGCTGGTCTTTGTAGTGAATATTCACTTCATAACGGTGACGGTGACGCTCACGGATTGCAGTCGCACCATAGACATCCGCTGCGCGTGACCCTGCAATCAACGTGGCGGGGTAAGCACCAAGCCGCATTGTGCCGCCCAGTTCACCACTCTCGCTCCGCCGCAGCCGCTCGTTCCCACGCGCCCATTCGGTCATCAAGCCCACCAGAGGCTCATCCGTCTGGCCGAATTCGGTGGAGGAGGCATGAGGCAGGCCAGCAAGGTTACGGGCACACTCGATCACCGCCATCTGCATGCCAAAGCAGATCCCCAGGAAGGGAATTCCATTTTCGCGGGCAAAACGGATGGCTTCAATCTTGCCCTGTGACCCACGCTCCCCAAAGCCGCCGGGGACCAGAATACCATGAGCACCCGCCAGAATGGCCTGTGTTTCGGCTGGGTTTTTCTCAAGGCTTTCTGCCTCAATCCAGTCCAGACGCACCTTGGTCAGATGCGCGATCCCACCATGCAACAAGGCTTCGGCAAGGGATTTGTAGCTATCAAGCAGGGCTGTATATTTGCCCACGACAGCAATCCGCACTTCCGCCTCGGGGTGGCGAATGGCGTCAACAATTTTCTGCCAACCGGAAAGATCAGGCTCCTCAGTATGGGGCAAGCCGAAGTAGTGCAGCACTTCCGTATCCATACCCTCAGCATGGTAGGACAGGGGGCAGGCGTAGATTGTATCAACATCACGCGCAGCAATAACCGCTTCAGGGCGGACGTTGCAGAAATTGGCAATCTTGCGGCGCTCGGTTGCCGGGATTGGGCGGTCACACCGGCAGAGCAGAATCTGCGGCTGAATACCCACATTCTGCAATTCCTTGACGGAATGCTGGGTCGGCTTGGTCTTGAGTTCCCCTGCAGAAGGAATCCAGGGCAGC
It includes:
- a CDS encoding CTP synthase; translated protein: MTRFVFITGGVVSSLGKGIASAALAALLQARGYKVRLRKLDPYLNVDPGTMSPYQHGEVFVTEDGAETDLDLGHYERFTDVNASREDNTTTGKIYSDVIARERRGDYLGATVQVIPHITDAIKDIVVANTDDLDFVLVEIGGTVGDIESLPFLEAIRQLRNDLGTDQTMVVHLTLLPWIPSAGELKTKPTQHSVKELQNVGIQPQILLCRCDRPIPATERRKIANFCNVRPEAVIAARDVDTIYACPLSYHAEGMDTEVLHYFGLPHTEEPDLSGWQKIVDAIRHPEAEVRIAVVGKYTALLDSYKSLAEALLHGGIAHLTKVRLDWIEAESLEKNPAETQAILAGAHGILVPGGFGERGSQGKIEAIRFARENGIPFLGICFGMQMAVIECARNLAGLPHASSTEFGQTDEPLVGLMTEWARGNERLRRSESGELGGTMRLGAYPATLIAGSRAADVYGATAIRERHRHRYEVNIHYKDQLEKTGLKFSGLSPDGILPEVVEYPDHPWFIAVQYHPELKSRPFAPHPLFAGFVGAALAQARKA
- the kdsA gene encoding 3-deoxy-8-phosphooctulonate synthase, with amino-acid sequence MTAPTEHGFSIGSLALGNDKPFVLIAGPCQIESAAHALETAAALKEMCQAAGIGLIYKSSFDKANRTSVSGARGIGMQAGLDILARVRSELALPVLTDVHTAEQCAPVAQAVDVLQIPAFLCRQTDLLLAAGRTGAAVNVKKGQFLAPWDMQYVAQKIASTGNQKIMLCERGSSFGYNTLVNDMRALPIMAQTGYPVVFDATHSVQQPGGLGGASGGQREFAPILARAALATGIAAVFLETHESPDTAPSDGPNMLPIRELPALLQQFKKLDQLVKDMAL